The genomic interval agaCAGGATAGAAAgaactgaattaaaacaattttttttagctgctgaaaatactagtgtcctattaattttggccaccactgtaaataatatacattacacgaacataaatatatacatgcagatattttctgtatataaatatatactgtatgtttgtttttatatattcataattaacACATTTACATGTGTTACATGCGTACAAACAAAAAACTTGGATGCGATTAAGCACAATTAATCATTGGCCAGCACTaatttttaaattctattttattttgatattttgatattcattttaattcaagtttaaTTAATTCTGTtctgtgcttttgtaattttgattcatatctataattttaataattctatttcagttttactagTAACTTTAGTATGTTAAGTTAATATACAAATCAAAGTCAAGTTTTTTTAAAGTATACCTAAACAATACTTTTGAAAGTTCttttgccccagtgacagcttttgttaaatttttttttatgtaagcgtaataaatacataataaaacgtGACGCAGGGCACATCATGGCACATCATGGCACATCACAGCACACAGTTGCACATTAGTTCTTCcacatagtttaaaaaaaacagatacCTTTACACAGTCATTATCTGATGCCACACTCGGACACTTTGAACCATGCACATGAATgggcacacacagacacactccctTTTCCGAGTGTTATCACTGACGTGGTAAACCTTGGACAGGGGAATCCTAAATGATCTGCTGGAGGGCTATAAATGTGTCTGACTGAGCAGAAGTTGAACTGAGCCATTATGAACAACAGCAGAATCTGAGACACATCACCTGGACATGTATGTTTTACTGACTGTTCTCCTTCAAGAAAAGTGCTTCTGTtcaagttttagattttttttatttgaggtcTGAAAGTAAAAACCTAGAGAGGGAACACGCTTCAGACCATAGAGAAGGCACGTATTGACCACAAAGGCAGGTGGGCTCAGCAAAACACACGTGGCAGAAGGTGTTCAGAAGAGTTTGGACAGCATTTGAGAAGCCAACACAGGCAACCAAACTAAATCTCaggtgggtgaaaatgcctttaGAACATATTCAAATGATGTTTAAAAAGgttgaaatattaaattaattagttaaaatacaatctaatataatcttaatattgatatatatatatatatatatatatatatatatatatatatatatatatatatatatatatatatatatatatatatatatatatatatatatatataccagaagTATATCATTTATTcgtaattcatatatatatacacacacacacacacacataacaagcAAACTTTAAAATAGTGAAGATTACAAGTGCAGTTAAATGCATTGTACAATACATCACATGACTATACATTTTATACTAAGCATGAAAATAGTATAGTATTTCAAATCATCTTTATAATTGTCATTACATTATAGCATACAGATCTCATTATTGATTATGTTAACAGACTTAAAAAATGTATCCTAAAATAACCTGTTGTGCAatagcatcatcatcatcatcatcgtcatgtCATTCTTTCTAGGAAAATAACAAATGCTTCTCAATTTTTTAAGCAAACTGTTTTACTGTTCTTTAAAAGCTCATATAAGCTTCACTTGATTTTTGTTTATATAGCAAATAACTAAGATAATCCACAATGTCAATCATATTCTGTTCATTGTCAGCGCTGAAGCCAGTGTGGAAATTATTTAGCACAGAACAGAGATCAATACAAAACCATGTGAGTTAAATCAACTGAGGAAGCGATTATTGTGATGCTCTTTGCATTCTGTGCATTTACTTACAAAAAAACTAGAATCcaaaacacaatatttaaatcTTGAATTTTGAAATTCAGATTTGTTAAAGTATTGAATTCCTAAttcttataaattataaaaaattcagATAACAGTCTGAATTCTGAATTATTGAAATACTTAATGTCTTAATGAATGGTACATATTTATCTTTTGTATCATATCTTGTTATTTTTTCCACACcaataaaattatttcataacAGAAATTAGTAGTATCACTTTATCTTTATAGAACCTGACTGTAGTATCACTGACAGGCTTTAGCATTACTATTACATTTGTAGAGTAGAGAAGATGTCACAAATCATAACAATCTCAGTCCGACAAAACTGAAAATGGattaataaaacagtaatataactgatatttatattttgcagaCAATGGCACCACGACCAAAGCACGAAGATGAATCTGAGGGGAAGCCAACAGAAACACTTGATGGTAGGCACAGTGAATATTTGAGTATAAATTGTATTTGTATAAATTGTGTATCAAATTCAAAATTTAGCCAGTTTTAGTGAAGTTCGCCTCTTTTCTTTTATGTCTTCACTTAGTTCCCAGGAGGAAGTCTCTCTCCATGGCCCCTGCTGTCTCCACAGCGGCTCTAATTGAGGATGATCCCTGGGACATGCCTGAATTGCAGGACACAGGAGTTAAATGGGCAGGTATGCTAAATGTTTGTTTGTAAGCCTGGTGGACCTTACCAGAACTAACTAACTCTTTAAACCCTATACTATATCATATATGATACACAATGTTtaaggcctctaaatgatcaattctttctatttttttttcaagactatacaagattaaataaataattaactacttcacaattttctctctttctgtatgTTAATTGTTTAGATCTGGACACTAAAGGGAAGATCTTGAGAGTTTTAACTATAGCAGCAAAGCTGATTCTGCTGCTTGGTTTTCTCTACATGTTTGTTTGCTCACTGGACATCCTCAGCTCAGCTTTCCAGCTTGTTGGaggtatattttgaaataaacacttaaataacACACTAAAGTACAGTTTTCAGTGATTGAAAGAATGCATTAGTTTCTTGGTGCATTAAAAGAATAGTCCACtcagaaatgaacattctgtcatcatttacacagccTTGTGTGTTCCAGATCTGTATGAATTACTTCTGTGGAACAGTAAAGAAGATGTGTTTGTATCCAaacattgacttccactgtatggacAAGAAGTgtatatactgaacaaaattaaaaacacaacacttttgtttttgcccccatttttcatgagctgaactcatgTAACTTCTATGTACACagaaggcctatttctctcaaatgttgttcacaaatctgtctaaatctgtgttagtgagcacttctcctttgccgtgATAATCAATccggtgtggcatatcaagatgatgattagacagcatgattattgcacaggtgtgtcttaggctagccacaataataataataataataataataaactctaaaatgtgcagttttatcacacagcacaatgccacagatgtcacaaGACATTGAGAGAgagtgcaattggcatgctgactgcaggactGTCCACCAGAGCTGTCATTGAACTGAATGTTTATTTATCTACCATAAGCTGTCTCCAAAGgtatttcagagaatttggcagtacatccaaccagcctcacaactgcagaccacgtgtaaccacaccagcccagcacctccacatccagcatcttcacctccaagatcatctgagaccagcctcccggacagctgctgcaacaattggtttgcataaccaaagaatttctgcacaaactgtcagaaaccttCTCatggaagctcatctgcatgctcgtcgtcctcatcggggtctcaGCCTGACTGAAGTTCGTCATTGTAATGACTAgggtgggcaaatgctcacattcaatGCTGTCTGACACTTTGGAGAGGCgttctcttcatggatgaatcccagttttcactgtacagggcagatggcagacagcgtttATGGCGTtatgtgggtgagcggtttgctaaTGTCAGTTTTGTGGATCGAGTGGCACATGGTGCCAGTGGgattatggtatgggcaggcatatgttatggacaatgaacacaggtgcatttaattgatggcattttgaatgcacagagatactgtgaCGAGATCttaggcccattgttgtgccattcatccacgaccatcacctcatgttggagcatgataatgcatggccccatgttgcaaggatctgtacctGAGTGCATGAGTCAAATGGTGGTCACAcaagatactgactggttttcggacccccccccccccccccccccggaccCCCCCAATagagtaaaactgcacattttagagtggccttttattttagccagcctaagacacacctgtgcaattATCATTCTGTCTAATCATCATCATGATATGCCTCATCTTTGAGTTTAGCTCATGAAAAAGGggccaaaaacaaaagtgttgcgtttataattttgtggagtgtatgtgtgtgtgtgtgtgtgtgtatatatatatatatgtttcacagaagacagaaaatcatacaggtttggaacaacattatgGTCAGTAAtcaaagacagaattttcatttttaggtgaattatccTTTTAAATGAACAGACAGGTGGCTTTTTAAAAAAGTCCccaatattcacaataaaatatgaaatgttctcCTATGGCATCAGGTTAACGTCGAAACCTGTGAATTCTGTGCATTCTCATTGTTATTCGTAATGCATAACAAAAacgaattatttatttatttttcaggtaAAGCAGCAGGGGACATTTTCCAGGAGAATTCAGTGCTATCGAACCCTTTGGCAGGCCTGGTTATCGGGATGCTGGTAACGCTCCTAGTCCAGAGCTCCAGTACTTCCTCATCTATTGTGGTCAGCATGGTCTCCTCTGGTTGTGAGTACAAACAAACTCCAGAATTATGACAAGATATCAGTCCTGGCGACATtaacatttattagaaatgttaacatgaatgaattaatgcatcaatctaaaaatgaaaagagtattttggtaacactttattttataagGTCAAATTCTCACTTTTAACAATTCATTTACTATGacatttgcctcaataaactaatTTGCAGCTTATTAATAGTAACAAAGGTAGTTGTTAGGCTTAAGTATTGGGATTAGGCATGTAGAATATGGTCACGTTGTATATGTGCTTTATGAGTACTAATAAACATCCAATATGTTTATAATGGGtatgctagttaatagtgagaattggttgaTAAATTGTTATCAGTATTTCATAACTGACTTCAGATTGTCAGCTGTAAAACTCCACCTGACACAAATTGCCCTTTCTGTTACATTTGGTTCTGAAGCCTATTTTTGTAGCAAAATATTTGAATAGAACTGATGGACAAGATTTTATTAAAACTGGATCGCAGACTTGATGTCAATATTTGGTACAAAatcataatcaaatcaaatcttgATGTAGTAAATTccacttttaataaatgtatactcCTCAACAGTGCTGGAGGTCTCAACTGCTGTTCCTATTATTATGGGGACTAACATCGGCACGTCAGTGACAAATACTTTTGTAGCCATGACACAAGTTGGCGACAGGAACAAGTTCCGCAGGTAAGGATAAGGCTTTAATATTAACTTCCTAATGTACGAACAGAACATTACTTGAACCAGGAACAGATTTCTTGCTTCAGAGAGAAATTTACTAAAATTGAGATTTAATTGAGATATGACTCTTTGTCCAGGGCATTTGCGGGAGCCACCGTGCATGATTTCTTTAACTGGCTTTCTGTCCTGGTGCTTTTGCCACTGGAAGTAGCCACAGGTTACCTGGTGAAGCTCACAGATCTCATAGTCAAATCATTTAATATCCAGAGTGGAGAAAATGCACCAGCCCTTCTGAATGTTATCACTGACCCACTCACCGAATCTATCATTGAGGTATgtatgagcatgtgtgtgtgtgtgtgtgtgtgtgtgtgtgttctgtcggTAAGTTGAAAGAAGTGTACATTAACAACAGGACAGAAAGAGTGAATTACCCCACACAAACACTTATATTGCCCTTCTATAAAGTACAAAGTTACAAGGAATGCAAAGAGCAAGATAGATTAGTAATCTAAAAATGACTAAACTTACAAATACTTAAAATTACAAACTATGTTAGaagtataaatatgaataattaatactttaaacatatttttttaaaagctggATGAGTCTGTGATAAGCGGCATTGCACTTGGAGACCCTGAAGCCAAAAACAAATCTCTCATCAAGGTCTGGTGCCAGACATTCTCAAACACGGTAATTACACTAACGGATTTCAGATGGAagcggaaaaaaaaacacattatattttgCAAACATCTGCCAAACTACTGTGATTTTCTGATATTTCTGACaactgacaaaaacattttttttttttttctagactgTCCAGAATGTGACAATGTCAAACTGCAGCAACTTCCCTTGTTGGGAATTGAAGAATGTTACAGAAGTTATTAACATCAAAAAATGTGAGTTTAAAACGACACCCGGTTTCATAGATACTGATAATCCAACAATAATTATGCTAATAGAGACTAAACAAGCTGTGGTCTCTCTCTCTATTCTAGGCAATCACATCTTTGTGAGCACAAACCTTTCTGACCTGGCGGTGGGTCTGATTCTACTGGCTTGTTCTCTGCTCATCCTGTGCACTTGCCTCATTTTAATTGTGAAATTGCTCAACTCGATGCTCAAGGGCCAGGTTGCTGTTGTCATCAACAAGATAATGAACACTGGTCAGCATCCTTGAGATATTTTAGAACCAGAAGCTATCTCCTGTTAAAATAAGCAAAATTAGTAAAGCTGGTATTTCAATTTGACTACACTATATTTTGTGTTGGCTGgtagaaacaaatatataaatatatctttgtttgttttttgtatgcacagattttccatttccatttgcaTGGCTGACTGGATACATTGCGATTGTGGTTGGAGCAGGAATGACATTTATTGTCCAGAGCAGTTCTGTCTTTACCTCGGCTATAACTCCTCTTGTTGGTCAGTGCAACCATTTGTCAAAGTTtggcattatttactcaccctcctgttTTTATGTTTGGAattatcggtaacactttattttaaggtgtccttgttacacatacTACACATACGTAATAGAATTACAACCAGTTATGCGTAATTACATAGCAAGTagccctaaaccaaaccctaatcctaaccctacccatatagtatgtacatgtagttaattaatattacattgtaCTTAAATGTATTATCCACCTGAAGGACACCTTACAATAAAGTGAAACCAATGTGTTGATTTCTAGTCCAATTCACATACATTAAaaattgtcaaatttattttaacttttaagatttttttaaattatagtttaagtttaaactattttaattttaatgaatttagtACTTAAAGTTCATATTTCaaagtaaaattttttttaataattttaattttagttaataaccCTAGCTAATTATCTACTGTATACTCATGGATGTGCCAACAAGTGCAGAACAGCTTCATATTTCATACCGGTACATGTtttgtatattaatgtaaaatatattaatagaaatatattagTGGAAAATTTTCACCTAAGAACATTTGGGTGTATTTAACTATTCAACAATGCACCTACAAACTAACAAAGCTAGTTTTATTTTTGGTCTCAGGTATTGGTGTTATAAAACTTGAGAGGGCATATCCTCTTTCCCTTGGATCCAATATTGGAACAACTACTACTGCAATATTAGCTGCCATGGCTAGTCCAGCAGAAAAGCTTGGAAATTCATTACAGGTTTGCATGGCatgcaaatatattcaaatgtgttcataatcacactcacacacccagATGTCCTAATGGCGTAACTCTTCTCTCCATTAGATCGCCTTGGTTCATCTCTTCTTCAACCTCTCTGGGATTGTGCTGTGGTACCCAATCCCTTTCACACGTCTTCCCATTCGAATGGCAAAGGCTCTTGGTCTACTAACAGCTCAATACCGTTGGTTTTCGGGCTTGTACATCATCGTCTGCTTCTTCATTTTCCCTCTAGTGGTCTTTGGCCTGTCTTTGGCGGGCTGGCAGGTACTTGTGGGAGTTCTTGTTCCCATAGTGGCCATTCTGATCTTGGTTATCATTGTTAACCTTCTACAGAAGCACAAACCCCAGTGGCTTCCTTCTGTTCTTCGTTCTTGGGACTTTCTTCCTCAATGGGCTCACTCTCTGGAACCATGGGATAGAGTAGTTACCATAATGGCTGCtcgctgctgctgttgctgcaaGTGCTGCAATGTCACGGAAGAAGTCAAAGAGACAGGAACACaagaaaataaagataatgtAATTGAAATGTTTGACAATCCGACAAAGAACGCTGAGATCAAGGAGGCCAAGAAAACATCAGACAGTTGTGAAATCCTGAAGGCAACCTCTTTTTAGAGATAAACGGAGAATTATAGGTTATTACCGGACATATCCAACTCAAACTGGTTTAACACCTGGAGTTGACAGGTTATCAGTGGACTTTAGAGCAAGaggaaacaaatatataattattattattatttttaaaagacttacatttattttgctttgtaTATTGAAATTTTTATACAGAGATGCTATTTTGTACAGGATATTTTCAATGTTATTGTTAAATATGCAATCTTATGTTACATATTATGAGATTTTATGATTGTTCTTTTATTTGCATCaatgtgaaaaatacttttatttttaatacctcTATGTGGAAATAAATGCAAGCTAATACACAAAGTctaacataaaatgttttaaatctgatttcagctctgatCTGCACATTATCCTCTGTTTTActgtttccattttatttatgtaaGCTTTATTTAACACGGGCCTTTATATGCTGTAAAATATTGCGatgattttacaatattaaacagTTATTTCTTGCAATAAATTGCCTGATGCTTTCAGAATTTTAACAgggtaaaaaaaacacaaccagtTGCACTGTTACATTGAGAAATAAAGATTGACTTTGAAGTCTGATGATAATATTGTAgaaatttttactgtatagtacagaaataatataatgttgtttaaacaatgaggaattaatattGTTAAAGTTGACATTGGTTATTCTGCAGGAAAATCTCTAAATCTCTgtcattttctgttcattttcactttgaaatcacggtatattacaaaatgtaattgtgatgaatatactaatatactataTACTAATACTAATGTAAAAATGACTGTGAAAGTAGATCACTAGAAGCCGTTGATATACAGTAATCCACACAAGGTTTTACAGTATACACAACATGGATATTTTCTCTTGCTCCTGTTGAAGCCACAGTATATTTAATTGTgataataaatactttattactAAATACTATATATAGAAACACTACAGTAAAAATTACTGTGAAATACTGGTAGCCAGGAAAATACTGCAAATACATactaaaacaaatatacaaatatactttaaacaaataaaacatttaaatataaatcagattttttttgccatttgtattttatgtgtgAATGCTATTATTAATAGTGTAGTCCAAAACTAAAGTGACCTAACTGTAATCATCCCTCCTAGGGTTTTAATTCAAATTGCTTTATAAAATGTAAGTTCTCATCTTGTATTGACTACAAAATGATGAATATGTGGAATATTATAAATCAAATGAATTATGAATGAGAAATAGTCTTTTCTGAAAACTTCTTACCATG from Carassius auratus strain Wakin chromosome 26, ASM336829v1, whole genome shotgun sequence carries:
- the slc34a2a gene encoding solute carrier family 34 member 2a isoform X2, translated to MAPRPKHEDESEGKPTETLDVPRRKSLSMAPAVSTAALIEDDPWDMPELQDTGVKWADLDTKGKILRVLTIAAKLILLLGFLYMFVCSLDILSSAFQLVGGKAAGDIFQENSVLSNPLAGLVIGMLVTLLVQSSSTSSSIVVSMVSSGLLEVSTAVPIIMGTNIGTSVTNTFVAMTQVGDRNKFRRAFAGATVHDFFNWLSVLVLLPLEVATGYLVKLTDLIVKSFNIQSGENAPALLNVITDPLTESIIELDESVISGIALGDPEAKNKSLIKVWCQTFSNTTVQNVTMSNCSNFPCWELKNVTEVINIKKCNHIFVSTNLSDLAVGLILLACSLLILCTCLILIVKLLNSMLKGQVAVVINKIMNTDFPFPFAWLTGYIAIVVGAGMTFIVQSSSVFTSAITPLVGIGVIKLERAYPLSLGSNIGTTTTAILAAMASPAEKLGNSLQIALVHLFFNLSGIVLWYPIPFTRLPIRMAKALGLLTAQYRWFSGLYIIVCFFIFPLVVFGLSLAGWQVLVGVLVPIVAILILVIIVNLLQKHKPQWLPSVLRSWDFLPQWAHSLEPWDRVVTIMAARCCCCCKCCNVTEEVKETGTQENKDNVIEMFDNPTKNAEIKEAKKTSDSCEILKATSF
- the slc34a2a gene encoding solute carrier family 34 member 2a isoform X1 yields the protein MAPRPKHEDESEGKPTETLDVPRRKSLSMAPAVSTAALIEDDPWDMPELQDTGVKWADLDTKGKILRVLTIAAKLILLLGFLYMFVCSLDILSSAFQLVGGKAAGDIFQENSVLSNPLAGLVIGMLVTLLVQSSSTSSSIVVSMVSSGLLEVSTAVPIIMGTNIGTSVTNTFVAMTQVGDRNKFRRAFAGATVHDFFNWLSVLVLLPLEVATGYLVKLTDLIVKSFNIQSGENAPALLNVITDPLTESIIELDESVISGIALGDPEAKNKSLIKVWCQTFSNTTVQNVTMSNCSNFPCWELKNVTEVINIKKCEFKTTPGFIDTDNPTIIMLIETKQAVVSLSILGNHIFVSTNLSDLAVGLILLACSLLILCTCLILIVKLLNSMLKGQVAVVINKIMNTDFPFPFAWLTGYIAIVVGAGMTFIVQSSSVFTSAITPLVGIGVIKLERAYPLSLGSNIGTTTTAILAAMASPAEKLGNSLQIALVHLFFNLSGIVLWYPIPFTRLPIRMAKALGLLTAQYRWFSGLYIIVCFFIFPLVVFGLSLAGWQVLVGVLVPIVAILILVIIVNLLQKHKPQWLPSVLRSWDFLPQWAHSLEPWDRVVTIMAARCCCCCKCCNVTEEVKETGTQENKDNVIEMFDNPTKNAEIKEAKKTSDSCEILKATSF